The nucleotide sequence TAGTCCCATGCGTTCTATGGTACGATCGGTATATGGAGTTAACCATGGATCAAAACCTAATCTAGATTGAAAGGTGGTAGAATAAGTACCATCTTCCATCTCTAGATATTCACCTACCAGTCGGGTCACTTCCTTGCACTGGTGGCTGTAGCAAAACTGGTGTGCCGGTGATGGCGTTGCACAACACTTGCCGTCCATCTTGCAGTGACCATTGGTAATATCACTTTTTCTAATGTGCCTTTTAGGAACACCATGGTATGAAAACAGTAAATGTTCATAGTCTTTTCCTTCCAGGGATTCCTTTATGGATTCCGATAGCACGCGTATATAATCTGGATGATTATAGAATGGTGGCATCTGGGTAAAGTTCATGTGCGGGAACTTTTCCTTGCGCAATTCATCAGCTTTTACCACGATAGTCTCCGTAGTGGCCATTGCAAATTGCGGATATAAAGGAACTAGTAGCACCTCAGTAACTCCTTGATCATGCAATTCCTGCATTCCTTTTTCTATGGTCATGCCGCCATAACGCATGGCCAGCGCAATGGGAACACTGGTATAGGTATCAATTTTCTCCTGTAAACGCTCAGACAACACAATTAATGGGCTGCCTTCTTCCCACCAGATTTTTGAATATGCCTCGGCACTTTTCTTTGGTCTGGTGTTGAGTACGATTCCCTTAACCAAAATGGCTCTTAATATATAAGGGAGATCAATCACACGCTCATCCATAAGAAATTCATCCAGATAACGTTTCACGTCCTTAGGTTCTGGTGTGTCTGGCGATCCTAGATTGACAAGTAAGACTCCTTTTTTCATAAGCTGTGTTTGTACAAAAATAACTGTTTTATGGTCGGTGTTTAAGTAGATTCATTACCTCAATGCTTATGGTTATATCAAATGTTGTTATGGATTTCGCTTTCGCGCCTGCCTGCCGGTCAGGCAGGAAAGCGTAATCAATCTCAACCTAATGCACAAAAACAAGCATCCAGATAACGTCAGGAACAGAAACCGACAAAAGCTGCCATCTCAAACACGCATCTACGTTTTTAAACTTGATCCTTTTAATTTCCGTACGGCATCAAACCGTTTACAAATAGTTAAGTACATTTAACCAAACTATTCCCATGGCAAAACGTGCATGTCCAGAATGTGGTGAAGAAGTACGAGGTCGTGCAGACAAGCGTTTTTGCAGCGATTATTGCCGTAATGTTGCGAACAATAAACTCAATCGCGACAGCAGTGCGCTCATGCGCAATATCAACAACAGGCTGCGCAAAAACTGGCGC is from Nonlabens sp. YIK11 and encodes:
- the hemH gene encoding ferrochelatase, yielding MKKGVLLVNLGSPDTPEPKDVKRYLDEFLMDERVIDLPYILRAILVKGIVLNTRPKKSAEAYSKIWWEEGSPLIVLSERLQEKIDTYTSVPIALAMRYGGMTIEKGMQELHDQGVTEVLLVPLYPQFAMATTETIVVKADELRKEKFPHMNFTQMPPFYNHPDYIRVLSESIKESLEGKDYEHLLFSYHGVPKRHIRKSDITNGHCKMDGKCCATPSPAHQFCYSHQCKEVTRLVGEYLEMEDGTYSTTFQSRLGFDPWLTPYTDRTIERMGLGGTKKLAIVTPAFVSDCLETLEEIAMEGEEIFHEVGGKEFHVIPCLNTREDWVKVLSRWIDEWAMSEPVAV